In Georgenia soli, a genomic segment contains:
- the glp gene encoding gephyrin-like molybdotransferase Glp: MITVEEHRAAVLAAVSRLPARRVPLAEALGCVLAEDVVAVLSVPPFDNSAMDGYAVRSEDVAAATEAEPVRLRVIADLPAGSGERPEVLPGTAVRIMTGAPMPPGADAVVPVERTDQPAGPGAGSALPDVVAIQAPAAPGAHVRRAGDDVTPGTVVVPAGIELRPRDLSTAASTGHGSLPVHPRARLGVLSTGSELVDPGAPLAHGQIPDSNTTMVAALAETLGVTPVPLGAVDDDPDALRRRLQDSLARVDAIVTTGGVSAGAYDVVKEVLAPLGEVAFTTVAMQPGKPQGFGVLHEDGRGVPIFCLPGNPVSVFVSFVVFVEPALRVMAGRGTAEAPQTLQPVLVDALVGEGWRCPPGRRQYMPVVLDDRPEDDGGPYLLARPASRGGSGSHLVASLAEADALAIVDAEVQAVTEGDVVTVMMVP; the protein is encoded by the coding sequence ATGATCACCGTCGAGGAGCACCGCGCCGCGGTGCTGGCCGCCGTCTCGCGGCTGCCCGCCCGCCGCGTCCCGCTGGCGGAGGCGCTCGGCTGCGTCCTCGCCGAGGACGTCGTCGCCGTCCTGTCCGTCCCGCCCTTCGACAACTCCGCGATGGACGGCTACGCCGTGCGCTCGGAGGACGTCGCCGCGGCCACCGAGGCCGAGCCGGTCCGCCTGCGCGTGATAGCCGACCTGCCCGCCGGCTCCGGCGAGCGGCCCGAGGTCCTGCCCGGCACCGCCGTGCGGATCATGACCGGCGCCCCCATGCCACCCGGGGCGGACGCGGTGGTCCCGGTCGAGCGCACCGACCAGCCGGCCGGGCCCGGCGCGGGCAGCGCGCTGCCGGACGTCGTGGCGATCCAGGCCCCGGCGGCCCCCGGCGCCCACGTCCGGCGCGCCGGCGACGACGTCACGCCCGGCACCGTCGTCGTCCCCGCCGGGATCGAGCTGCGCCCGCGTGACCTCTCGACCGCGGCGTCCACCGGCCACGGCAGCCTGCCCGTCCACCCGCGGGCGCGCCTCGGCGTGCTCTCCACGGGGTCCGAGCTCGTCGACCCCGGGGCACCCCTGGCCCACGGGCAGATCCCCGACTCCAACACGACGATGGTGGCGGCGCTGGCCGAGACGCTCGGTGTGACCCCCGTGCCCCTCGGCGCCGTCGACGACGACCCGGACGCCCTGCGCCGTCGTCTGCAGGACAGCCTGGCCCGGGTCGACGCGATCGTCACGACCGGCGGCGTCAGCGCCGGGGCGTACGACGTGGTCAAGGAGGTCCTCGCGCCGCTCGGGGAGGTCGCGTTCACCACGGTGGCCATGCAGCCCGGCAAGCCGCAGGGCTTCGGGGTGCTGCACGAGGACGGCCGCGGCGTGCCGATCTTCTGCCTGCCCGGCAACCCGGTCAGCGTCTTCGTCAGCTTCGTCGTCTTCGTCGAGCCAGCGCTGCGCGTCATGGCCGGCCGCGGGACGGCGGAGGCGCCGCAGACGCTGCAGCCGGTCCTGGTCGACGCCCTCGTCGGCGAGGGCTGGCGGTGCCCGCCCGGCCGCCGGCAGTACATGCCCGTGGTCCTGGACGACCGGCCCGAGGACGACGGCGGACCGTACCTGCTCGCCCGCCCCGCCTCCCGCGGCGGCTCCGGCTCCCACCTGGTGGCGTCCCTGGCGGAGGCGGACGCCCTCGCCATCGTCGACGCAGAGGTCCAGGCCGTCACCGAGGGCGACGTCGTGACCGTCATGATGGTGCCGTGA
- the moeB gene encoding molybdopterin-synthase adenylyltransferase MoeB has protein sequence MRTSALVEPGPPLTREQVQRYSRHLLLGQLGEAGQRRLLAARVLVMGAGGLGSPVLQYLAAAGVGHVTIVDDDVVDPSNLQRQVIHSTADVGRPKVDSAAAHVRALNPDVEVTTHHLRLDAANARELLAGHDLVIDGTDNFPTRYLVNDVCAELGIPLVWGSILRFDAQVSVFWSRGEPAVTLRDLFPTPPPEGTTPSCGQAGVLGAMCGQVGSIMAAEAVKLITGTGDPLLGRVLVLDVLGARWSELPVRPRPGRHDLPRTVEALGYDPSPGADGPAAPDGGTSAGALPAITARDLARRLSERERGTDDFVLLDVRETPERGIVTIPGAVSVPLAEVLADPDGVVHRLDLGHPGGVARELVVHCRSGQRSAQAVRALTDAGARAVNVEGGVLAWVTDVDPTLPSY, from the coding sequence ATGCGCACGTCCGCACTCGTGGAGCCGGGGCCGCCGCTGACCCGGGAGCAGGTCCAGCGGTACTCCCGCCACCTCCTGCTCGGGCAGCTCGGCGAGGCCGGCCAGCGCCGTCTGCTCGCCGCCCGCGTGCTCGTCATGGGGGCCGGCGGCCTGGGCTCGCCGGTGCTGCAGTACCTCGCCGCGGCCGGCGTCGGGCACGTGACGATCGTCGACGACGACGTCGTGGACCCCTCGAACCTCCAGCGCCAGGTCATCCACTCCACCGCGGACGTCGGCCGCCCCAAGGTCGACTCCGCGGCCGCCCACGTCCGCGCGCTGAACCCGGACGTGGAGGTCACCACCCACCACCTGCGCCTGGACGCCGCCAACGCGCGCGAGCTCCTCGCCGGGCACGACCTCGTCATCGACGGCACCGACAACTTCCCCACCCGCTACCTCGTCAACGACGTGTGCGCCGAGCTCGGCATCCCGCTCGTGTGGGGGTCGATCCTGCGCTTCGACGCCCAGGTCTCGGTGTTCTGGTCCCGCGGCGAGCCCGCCGTCACCCTCCGCGACCTCTTCCCCACCCCACCCCCAGAGGGCACCACCCCCTCGTGCGGCCAGGCCGGGGTCCTCGGCGCGATGTGCGGCCAGGTCGGCTCCATCATGGCCGCCGAGGCGGTCAAGCTGATCACGGGGACCGGCGACCCGCTGCTCGGCCGCGTGCTCGTCCTCGACGTGCTCGGCGCTCGCTGGAGCGAGCTGCCGGTCCGGCCGCGCCCCGGCCGTCACGACCTGCCCCGCACCGTCGAGGCGCTCGGGTACGACCCCTCCCCCGGCGCGGACGGCCCCGCGGCGCCCGACGGCGGCACCTCCGCCGGCGCCCTGCCCGCGATCACCGCCCGCGACCTTGCCAGGCGGCTGAGCGAGCGCGAGCGCGGCACCGACGACTTCGTCCTGCTCGACGTCCGGGAGACCCCGGAGCGCGGCATCGTCACCATCCCCGGCGCGGTGAGCGTCCCGCTCGCCGAGGTGCTGGCCGACCCGGACGGCGTGGTCCACCGCCTCGACCTCGGCCACCCGGGCGGCGTCGCGCGCGAGCTGGTGGTGCACTGCCGCAGCGGGCAGCGCTCCGCCCAGGCGGTCCGGGCACTGACCGACGCCGGCGCGCGCGCCGTGAACGTCGAGGGCGGCGTCCTGGCCTGGGTCACCGACGTCGACCCGACACTGCCGAGCTACTGA